The following proteins are encoded in a genomic region of Salvia miltiorrhiza cultivar Shanhuang (shh) unplaced genomic scaffold, IMPLAD_Smil_shh fragScaff_scaffold_170:::fragment_2:::debris, whole genome shotgun sequence:
- the LOC131002643 gene encoding BAG family molecular chaperone regulator 3-like, whose product MMRMRTKNETLPPDFNAGRGVDKEWELRPGGMLVQKRTDGDERRVPPPTIRVRVKYGSIYHELRISSQSTFGELKKMLSGPTGLHHQDQKLFYKDKERNSSAYLDSAGVKDKSKLVLEEDAISKEKRFLEMRKNAKMEKAAKTLSDISLEVDRLAAQASALETVISKGGKLVEKDILNLIELLMNQLLKLDGVVADGDVKLQRKMQVRRIQKLVEKLDLIKLKNSSMPSGTGNQVSSQQQKPSNGEVSSSPTHQQPRHSLGDSLIDCDSPKQHDEHQPARHSGSATSVVITTQWETFDSTSNPFLGGPSTSSTTEKSSSIRPAQPSFSWNLL is encoded by the exons ATGATGCGGATGAGGACTAAGAATGAAACGTTACCGCCGGATTTTAACGCCGGCAGAGGCGTGGACAAAGAGTGGGAGCTCAGGCCCGGCGGAATGCTGGTCCAGAAGCGTACGGACGGCGACGAGAGGCGCGTGCCGCCTCCCACCATTCGCGTCCGCGTCAAATACGGTTCCATTTATCATGAACTCCGTATCAGCTCCCAATCAACCTTTG GGGAGTTGAAGAAGATGCTGTCAGGGCCAACGGGACTGCACCACCAGGATCAGAAGCTGTTTTACAAGGATAAAGAGAGGAATTCGAGTGCGTATCTAGACAGTGCCGGAGTGAAGGACAAGTCCAAATTGGTGTTGGAAGAGGATGCCATTAGCAAGGAGAAACGCTTCCTAGAGATGAGGAAGAATGCTAAAATGGAGAAGGCTGCAAAAACGCTATCAGATATCAGCTTGgaggtcgataggctggctgcgCAG GCGTCTGCTCTCGAAACTGTGATTTCTAAAGGCGGGAAACTGGTGGAGAAGGATATACTGAACCTCATTGAGCTGTTGATGAATCAATTGCTCAAGTTGGACGGCGTCGTTGCTGATGGTGATGTCAAATTACAGAGGAAAATGCAG GTGAGAAGAATACAGAAGCTTGTAGAGAAGCTTGATCTGATAAAGCTCAAGAATTCATCAATGCCCAGCGGCACTGGAAACCAAGTTTCATCGCAGCAGCAGAAGCCCTCGAATGGTGAGGTGTCTTCTTCGCCTACTCACCAACAACCTCGGCATTCCTTGGGGGATTCATTGATCGACTGTGATTCACCAAAGCAGCATGATGAACATCAACCTGCAAGGCACTCGGGCTCCGCTACTTCTGTGGTGATAACAACACAATGGGAGACTTTTGATTCTACCTCGAATCCATTTTTAGGCGGCCCTTCAACCTCCAGTACAACGGAAAAAAGCAGCAGCATTCGTCCAGCTCAACCTAGTTTCAGTTGGAATTTGCTTTGA